The Rhodamnia argentea isolate NSW1041297 chromosome 7, ASM2092103v1, whole genome shotgun sequence genome contains the following window.
gaatttttttttatgagacggtGCTACTGCTATATGTTATAATGAATTTGTCCCTCCTTAAACAAGAATTTACTACTTACAAATTCATGGCTCTTCTAATAAATCAACGGTGAGGAGATTGTTGCAATAGTTCAACAAACTTCTACTCTTTCAAGACCCTTAATATACTGTAAGCTGTTGGAGTTTGAGGATGCCATTCATAGAATAAGATTTGGCTGATTCTTATGGTATTGTCCTCTGTTTTTTCCGAAGGCTGAAGAGCTTGCAGGGGGAAGAGATGGTGAGTTACATTGATCTTTTCGAgacatctattttttttttttttttttgtggtaaggTAAGAGACATCTATTCTTTTATGCGCTCTATACTTAAAAATTTTTCTAcgctctctttttgtttttttcagatGGGAGATCAGATCTTGGAGTTGGGAGATCTAAGGGGGGTATATACGCCAATGGGCAGTAAGTGCTATGTTTTGTTCTCTTTGTGATCACCAGAATATGGAGGCCGTCTAGGCTCTCATCTCTTTAGTGGCTTCTAATCTCTTGTTGTCTGTAGTAATTGGTTGAACTATCATTATAGGGGAAAACCAAAGAAGGGAAGACCAACACCAAGAGATGCAAAGAAAAACAGGGCTGCTGAACAAGATTTTGACTATGAGGACGATCCTGATTTGACCTCCTAGAATTCCATGCCCCAGCAATTTAACCTGTCTTTATAGAGGTTTTTAGAAACCATTAGTTTCCTGTAAATTTCTTCTTGAAGATataattttttggctttttaccCCCTTCTATAATTTCTTAATAGAAATGGAAGCTGAAGTCAACAGGACGCCATCTGAAATATATAGAGCTCATCTTTTTTGGCAAATACATAAACTCACCTCTTCTGTCGTTGATTGTAATTGAGGTCCACGAATCCTTTTGGATCTCAAACTTGAGATTTGTGATTCTATTCGGCGAGATAAGCTGGCTGCATGTATATATCTTTTTGCGTTGTTAATGTGGATGAGACCGTACTTGTGTTTGGTTCAAGGGCTAGTGTGTATTCTCTTTACCATCAGCAATTGTATCGAGGGTATCTGCAATGTTTATCACGGATTCTTCTGCAATGACCACCCTCGTGCGGGACTAATGCCAATTGACCATTTGATGATTTCACTTGAGTCTCAGAACTGCAAGCCAATTCAAAAAGGATGCCAGGtgggtgaaatttttttatgatatcaaGGAAAGTTCTCTCCCCATCTAATGAATTACTGCATTCTTCTTTGAAATGCAACAGCTAAAACGCTCAGGACACAGATAGCACATGTTAGCCGTAGTACAAGGGAAGGAATTTGGTCCTTACTATTATTATGAGGACAAATAATCAATACAAGAGCAGAGGTACAAGATGATCCTTGTTCAGAAACCTCTGCAAGAACTAGATGGAATCAAAAGGTCTAAAAGACTAGTAGGCGCTGAGAGGAAGGTACAGTTCCCTCGGCCATTTCCATGCTCTTATTTACTCGAGCCTACCACATTAACCTATGGTTTAACACATACATTGTAACAATTAGACGCGAGGGTGATGCAACTTTACGCATGAAAGTCGGCTGGACTGGCATTTGGGTTATCTGTAACCTGGCGACAATACTCTTCACATGCTCTGTTGCATGCAGGGACAGAGGCACCTTCTTTGAGGCACACCGGCATACACTCTTTGGCACACTCTGGGATCGCTTCGCTGGGGGCGGCGGCAAAGGCCATCAGCACCGCCGCTGTCATGAGGATCGCGGCGACGGTCTTCATGTTCATGGCCATCTTGATCTTTGTGCTGAAAGTTTTTGTGATCCGCGAAGTAATTGTGTTAGTCTTGAGCTTGAGCATTTTGGAAATGTCTCTAGTACGTGTTTTTATAGAaggtaagaatttttttttttggccattttctatttatgtGGAGAACTCATCGGTGGTTCGTAGAAGTACGAGGTAGAGAAATTTCAGGTTGGGAATGATTGGAGTTTGTTCACTCTACCATATAAGGCGCACATTCTTGGGATTTGTCCCATGCATGTCTATTTATGGAGATTTCATACAAATtaaattgcctttttttttcatattcgaAACAGAAAATTCCATAAATTcagatgaccaaaaaaaaaaaaaaaaatgaaacagacGGATCTGCATCTGAAAATACAAGAGCTTATGCACATTTTCCCCAGGTGGCATATGTAAATGAAGTGCAATGTTAGATTTACCGAGACAGGTTTACGAAATCGATGTATCAAATTGTGAGTGGATCTTTCTGATCGGCGGGCTAATATTTAGCAAACGAAAGCGGCATGAGCCATTATTTAGTAAGTCTATCATTTCTTTAATGAAATTCGGCAGCCAAGCATACGTGCATGTAGTGattaataatattattttacATTCACACACTCAAATTTTGTGCTTAAGTGTGTCACTAATTATTGAAATAAGATCTCTTCAAGCCAAGATCGCGTAAGTACAAAAGTGggatctttcctttttcaaaacaagtTCGCTAAATGTCGGCCGCCTAGTCTGTTACTTCAATTAGTTAGTGGAGACTGCCTTCACCAAGACGTCATCAATCGGTCATCGTCTTAATCTTTGCcaaagtaaaagagaaaaagaaatcttgaccATATTTCATTTACTGAAGAATTATGAGAAATGAGTCCTTAACATACTGGAAGTACAATGCCTCGTGACAGCAATTGTTACGAGATACATATTGAACTAGGGtaccggaccaaaaaaaaaaaaaactagtgttAAATAAGACACGTGCGCGCTTTCAAAGTAagaaatttgtttaaaaaatcattaatttgtTGCGGTTGACagatttagttctaaaattacagttttgtcaattgagttttaaattttttgacattttgtcaattaagttcattcagccaattttagccgaatatcgctaatgtggacgcgACCGGCCCTACGTGGCACATCCGGCGTTAACGTGAataattgtttattattttttataataagtttggatttgaaaaaaataaaaatttctatctttcttttcctttttttctctcaagTAAAGCGAGGGCTAACCCTCGTGAGATCTTGGCGAGTCTTGCGAACAGCGAGGGCTTCGCCGCCCTCACCGCATTTGGGTGAGAGCCGAGACCCTCACTCACGGCCAGCGAGCCCTCGCTGGGTATGGGCGAGGGTCACAACCGATGCGAGCTTCGCGGCCTTTGCCGGACatgatggaaaaaggaaaataaggaattttaatttttttagaaaattttacaaaattgtCCCACGTCGGCCGAcattgtcttacatggcaccACCGGCATCCAAGTAAGCGATTTccattaaaattgatcgaatcaactcaattgacaaaatatcaaaaggtttagaattcaattgataaaattgaaatgtttagcaCCGAGAATTGACCGAAATGTAATAGatctatgactttttggataattttatccCTTCGAAGTACCTAAGAAATTTTACATTGAGTGCAATTAATAAAGATACGCGCGTTTTGCACAAGTAATAATTTATTGTTAACGTGTGGGGGCCTCTTAACAACAATCCCTCTAGAAAAATATGATGTAGCGTAACGATATCGCATGCGCTAGTAAAGTTgactattctttttttcaacTTACTTAGCTTTTGCAGGATTGACGATGCAGCGGAACTCGTGTCAGAAAGTGGAATTGGAATGGATTTGATCCTGGCACGAAATCTTGTAAAATGATCACGAtcagatcgagatcgagatcgagagacgTGTAAAGCAAAATCTTTGGTTTGCTCACCAACTCAAGGAAAGACGCAAATTCAAAACGTCGGTGAAGAAGTCGCATAGGAAGACATATGAAGCTCCTTCCAAAAAGGTTGCCTCGTGCATTTATGAAAATCTCGAGCAGGGGTCGAGACGTGGGATGTGATGAagatggtggtggcggtggtcagGAGTGAGCGCAAAAGGGATTGATCGAATCAAATTGGGAACCGCCTGGGTCGGAGTTCGGTCCGATTTGAAGACCAAGTGGGCCGGTTTCCGATTTCAGAAACCGAGAACCGGTCCTTTCTTGGATTGGGATCGAAACAGATAGAGAATCGATCACCCCctaatggtggtggtggttggatCAATTTGATTTGGGTAAGAATGATGGTGCTTGATGTCATTTTGTTAGCCCAGCATGTTAATCTCAAGACCTGAAGTTAAGAAGAGAGTACTTTTTCTAGAATAAATTTAATCCGTTAGAGAGAGGCGGCGATTTGCAATGGCGCTTTGATATTCCTCTTCATTCGTGGACCTAAGGTCTAATAAAAGCTCGAAAAGCACTCGTGATCTGATTCGTGTTGGTAAAAGACCGGCAAGATTAAAACTTTTGGAACGAACTAGCTTAAAGGGTCCAGATGAAGGGCCCGGGTAATAATCGGTGACAGAGAAACGAAATGCCTCTTCTCATCCTAGGCATGACCGGATAATCGTAAAACGTTTCTTTTTCCATACTAAACTCGAGCTCAAAGCTATGTAATTTGAGCATTTAAGAGGAATTTTCAATATGTTCTTGGGGGGGAAATAGTTCTTCTCTTGTGACGAATGCAGACAGATCTACCACGCCCACAAAGCAATCGTGCCAGTAATTAGGTCTTGCTTAACATAAGTAAGTGGCTTCACTTCAAAGGTGGGGAACTTTGTCACGAGAAACGAAAGAGACAGGGAGACCCCACACGGTCAGGAAAtgcatgaaaagggaaaaaagacatTTTAATTATTCGTTTATAGCTAAGCTGTTACATTCTCTGATTAATTTATTCGAGGTATTATCTACTTTGGTTGACCTGTCCCACATCGAGCATCACGATTTTATCCTTTGATGTACATGCAGATGTTTTCTTAGGAAATCACCCATCCTAGTGAGCACGTTTAACTTTGAAGTTTTAAAACAAAACTTACCATTCGTCAAAATAAGCATTGGTaagttaatttcaatttttacatatatattcCATAATCACTCTCTTCTTATTCGAGGTACAATTCAATTCATTCCCGACCCTTTTACCACCTTAGAAGTTTGCTAGTAGCTGCTTTTTGTCCAAACATTCTAGCCTCAACGACCACTCCCCTGTCCTCGTCGGATCGAATCATTACATAAGCTATGGAAAATTTGgagttaaaatttaaaattagcaGAAAGGACTTGGTCTTCACTCATCATTCACTTGCAATGTGTATTGGAGTCGGCTCTAATTCGTTGACTTGTGGGGCTTGGACTTAGACGGAGATCCTCATCCCCTTTATTATAAAGTGGCATGGCTTTCTTCGTGGTGGTGGGTTACGAAGTTAGACTTGGTCTCGCCTAGATTGTCAAATTAAGGAGTTCAATAATAAGTTTTGTACTTTTAATTCCTATTAAAGAAATATTTGTGCACCTTGAACATGATTAGTGATTAGACGAATATGAGAAGTATGGTTGATGTTTTGCATGTTTACCGTTTTCAAAGTGGCGATTGTCGTTGTGGGAAACAAAATGGAAATTATCATGACACTATTGTCACATCGAGCACGATTTCCAACACTTTCCTTATGACTACCCTTATCTCCAAGATTTTGCATCAATTAACGTTGCTGTCTGTTtcacaaaaagtgaaaaatttcattaaaaaaaaacacttaaaaagaaaaatgagcacCTATATCACTTATGAAAAGGGGtgattggaaaaatattttcatcattcatgaaaatgtttagacataaattattgtcgataatacaaaaaaaaaatcattaactaactatttcaagcgatataagcaattatatttaattttttctttcaaaattgtttatttttaatgAGTCTTAGTTTCAAAACTCAGCATATTTTACatcccaaaattttaaaaattctacTCTTCACATTTTGGGATTTGACACCACTAGAAAAAGCTTGGGAAAATGACAGAAATCCAAGAATGCTAAGGCTGTAATTGCTTACCAATCTGCGCTAGTTGCCTTCTTTTGTCAAGTTGGAGTAGATTTCCATCAtttaatttgaaagaaagtTGCAAcatggggaatttttttttgaatttgaatacGACAGGCGTGAGAATTGGGTGGGTTAGGCGTATATTAGATTACTAATCTATGGTTAGAAGTAGCATTAGTCTTAATGGGACATATGACTTCTTGTCCAATTTCTGTAATTGTCTGACGTTGAAGCGCGTTGGGATTACTTTCTATGCCGTGGAAGTCCGGGCGTAAAATGCCGCTAATTGAAATTAAAGTTTGTGTAgtataacttttaaaataggGAATGCAAACTATAACttaggagacaaaaaaaaattatcatgctCATTTAGCATAATATCTAGGGGTGAGCTGCTCTAAATTTCGTACAGGTTCCACTTGAAATAGGTTCCTTAgcttttgaaatctgaaacctaccatATATACTttgaaacccggaacctaccttGTCACGGGTTCCGGAATTTATATAGGTTCTACTTGTGTTTTTAAATAAACAATTATAGTGAATCATAATCTTTAATGATCAATACTTGTTGTTACAATCCATTAACCGtcactcatatttagacacacgaataaATCTGAAATATTAACAAACTAAAAGTCTCGGTCATAAATATTGCTGGAAATGGAAGTTTAGATTAGTGATTTTAGATTACACACTTACGCAATAGAATATGGCAGGATTGAAAGAAGAGATATAtcaagaaaagcacaaaaacttATTACACGTTACATCACAAGTTCTaggttccggttccaagttctacctacctagaacccggaacccaCCCGTTAAAACAGGTTTcccaatttttaaaacttggaacctaccatgtatattttggaacctagaaccggaaCCTAGAACTGGACGGGTTCttcaccggtccggttccaagttTCGAGTTCTACCCTCATACCATACTTAGCCCTAATAATATCGACGTAAGCAGAGTTCCAGTTTCACTTTACTTTTTATACAACAATGAATCTTATTCTAGGTAGGTGGAACCCCCACTCACATAGATGTACTAATTAACCTCATCAATCAGTTAATTGAAAAACGCGAGCCGAAACCGAAATGCGACCTCGCAACCTAAACATTAGATTGTTTACGCTTGGTGGTGTGAAAAATCGAACTCGCATTATCTACCCTCGATCCATACACGTGCGTTCCTCAAAGGAAACAATGGTTTTTGCGTACGGCAAGCTTAAATCCATCTCTTCACTTGAACAATAGAGAGTGCTAGAAAACAAATTTAAGCGAGTAATTCCTTTAATTAAACCTCGGATAGTTAATTAGCTACACATCATCTTGTGAGTCATAGAGCACGGTCCCTCCTACATTAGGAAAGGCCACATATTTTTCCAAGGTTGACCGGGATTAACTTTGACCCTCAAGGACGAAAATCAGCCTGCCCTTATGACCTTAGCCTTCACGACATGATTACGTCAAACCAACGTCCACTCGATGGGAGATTCGATATGAGAAAATTGCCATGCATGCCGTCCTAAAATcgcaaaaaccaaagaaaaaaattcgatCCGTTCCCATGTTTGATCTGTTCCCATCATAGTCCTATTGTATCCTATGATTCAATTACAAAACTTCCAAAGAaacgaagaaagagagagagataggatcCTAGGAGTCTGCCACGTGTCGTCCTGTTTGAAATGGGATTGAAGTTTGACCGCAAAGGATCCTAGATAGAGGATCTTTCATCTTTGAAACTTTTTGGCTTGTTTTCAATGTCAAATTTGTGCAAGGGGAGATCTTCGGGCGACCCAAGAAGTCGCTTTGAAAATGTGAATCGCACTTTGGGAAAGAATCTAATCCAAGTGGGGAAGTAAATGTCTTCGATACACAACTTTGTCCACGGACAAGATGTGTTGCCCTCAGGGCTCCATCCATTTCAACGCTTTGAACCGAAACTTGTCGCGATATTTTAGTAAGTCCGTATTAGTAAGGCTCCGCACCACGGAATGGGAAACAGACACGGGATTGGGCATAGAGAGGCACGAGGAAGGCAGAGACGGGCCGGAGGTTGGGGAAGAGACAGCACAAGATAGCATTGGCGCTGATGACGGTGGCCATCGGAGGTAGAGCAGCACCTGGTGTTGGTCGCGGTGGCTAGAGGCAACTAGTAGTGGTGATTGGAGGTCGGTCCAACTAAAGAGTATATTAAGTATGCGAATTCAATTAAATACATGGAAATAATGCGCATCTAAATCAACTTTACTTAATTACACAAGTTCACTATAATTATAGTTATCGATCCCCAGTATCATAAGATGAGAGAATTATTCTTGAGAAGTCTGGCAAGTGGACTTGAAACAGTACCGCAAACTAATTTCCACATAACATTCGGGCACCAATCATACCATTGGTGATCCGACTTTTGATAACATTTTTAAGAAGTCAGTGAACAGAAACTGGCAAGCAATCTGTGTGGTTACCGCGTTTGCTGAGGTCTACTTGAAAGCTCGCTTATACCTTGTAAGCCCCGTAAATGGATTAAGTCCCGGGCTTTATCCTATACAGATGACTTCGATCCAAATTAGTAAGTATCAGCCTTTATCCCGGGCAAGTGACTTCGATCCAGAGTGGTAAGCACACAGTTGGTGAAATTTCAACGGCCCTAAACCTGGGGTTAAAGTGCTCCTGCCGTGTAACTTTTCACCAAGATTACTGGACGTATGGTTTACCAGAACTCTGACCAGAGAGAGGGGGGTGTGCCGGCATTCGGCAGGAAAATATGCCACTTAGTAAAACGGGGGCCTACTGTGGAATATCCACTCAAAACacggagagagaaagctctttGGCTAGCTAGCCTAGCTTGTAAGagtccacagagagagagagagagagagagctcacaaGCATATTTATACTTTGCCTCAGCTTATTCTTGGGTCATTTGAACGGCTTCACTACTAGagcgagagtgagagagagagaatggggagGGCTCCGTGCTGTGAGAAGATGGGGTTGAAGAAAGGCCCCTGGAACCCCGACGAGGACCGCGTCCTCATCGACTACATCCAGCGTCACGGCCACGGCAACTGGCGGAAACTCCCTAAACTCTCCGGTAAGCGGGTTTATTCGCGATCCCGAGTGCTCGTGGTTTTGCTGGTCGCCAATATGAACGGGGTATGCTATGAAtttgaatagccatgtaatGCCTGGTTGTTAACAATTTGTCTActtctttcttcccatttttcAGGATTGCTAAGGTGTGGCAAGAGTTGCAGGCTCAGGTGGACGAATTACTTGAGACCAGATATTAAAAGAGGCAACTTTAGCAGAGAAGAAGAGGACACCATCATCCACCTCCATGAAATGCTTGGGAACAGGTTTGGATTCAAATAGCAAAGTCCGATCGATCGACCGGTCTGTCTTTCGGAATTATGTGTGTTGAGCTCTGTGAATTCTTACTTCACTTGCTTTTCGTCTAGACACAGAGTCGAGTCGAGTTTGATTAAAAAACATGTAGCGTTGTTGCACCTACCTATTAAATCTTCCGTCTGCTACTTAGGAAACATTGAGGCAAACCATGAAAGAACTGCAAAAGCTCGAATTCTGACACAAACGACTAAGACCATGCAAGCAGCGCAGGCAACATTGTTGTCTAAAACTCAGTTTACTGTAGAGATATGAATGGCAAATCTATTAATTTGTTCACATTGACGACGTACACATGAGCGAGATTGTACCATATTCGACAAAGGAGATAACCCTTTTTCTTGAATTAGGATGATCATAGCTTGAAAACCTCTTCTGGGATTTTTAGTTGAGGACCCCAATAAGCATaacaaagttgaattttttttttattttttcatgtcaaGCCTGCCTTTTTGGATTGGCAAAGATTCCCCGTCTGAAACATGTTTTGTTTTACTGTGTCTTATTCATGAAATGGACCCCTCGTGTTTGTGGTTGTTCTTGTCCTCGTGCAACACACCAAGACAAGACCAAGGATAAGGCATTATGCATCCAAGGATCGATTTGTTTCCACCCATGTCGAAGCAAAATGTGTATAAACAGTATCGATACACCTGATGCGATTCTAATGCGACCTGTCCTTTTTCTTCAGATGGTCAGCGATAGCGGCGAGGTTGCCGGGACGAACGGACAACGAGATAAAAAACGTGTGGCACACCCATCTGAAGAAGAGGCTAAGAAAGGAGCACGAGGCGGCGTCGCTTGGTGACGTCGCGTCCAAAAGGCGAGTCACGACGTTGCAAGCCGATAACGAAGCATGTGCTAAGCGCGAAAGCCCTGGTGGGCCAATCCCATTGCCTCAAACACAACAGAGCTCGAGCAGCACGTCTCTCTCCTCCACGAACGTGGAAGACAATAATGCCGACGACAACAATCGCAAAGGGGGCGACGATCGCATCAAAGAGGAGGTTGGAAATGCAATCTCCGGGTTGATGGACGAGAGGTTCTGGACAGAATTGGTATCATCAGATGACAACAACTCAGCCATGAGTGATGATATTCTCGCGGTGATCAGTGAGTTCCAGTCGTCCCCAAGTTCAAACGTTGTTCCGTGGGACATGAACGATGGTGGAACGGTGGATTGCTTTTGGTTTGATCTCTTCATAGGAGCTGAATTAGGAGACGTCTAGGCGACAGTTGCTAAAAGAATCAGTCGAtttcttcgtcttttttttgtttgcaaattttaactctcttttttttctttttttttgcttttggtatTGGGTTCAACGTGCCGACTTGAGAATCATGATTTTGAAGGTGACCATTGATGTTAGCGACCGGACTgaccaatcaatcaaagttgaaGCTTTCAAACTTGTCGGAGAGAACTTGTTGTAAATGTACCGAACACACATCATCTGGAATTGGAAATGAATGACCGTCCTGGACTAATTATTGCTTTCATTGGGTGCTGATCAGCTGGAAACAAGTAATTCTATTACTACTGTTAACTGCCTTGCTGCTAAGTACAAATGTGTGAACAGCAGAggaactggaaaaaaaaaagtgaaggatCCGGAGTCAATCACATCATCCGTTTAACCTAACTTTACAAAGAAATTCTTGAAGTTTAGTAAAAAATTACACCCATATCTATGATTCACCAAGCGaaatctctcactctctctctcctatcgACATTGTTGTCGCAAAGAATGATAGCAGGATCATCTTAGGACGCTGTATACCCCATTTCAAGTGTTGCTACCACCCTAGACTTGTCCAAAGGTTACTTGGTTTGAATTCTTGATACCGTCCCCTCAACCAAAACCCCGCCAAGTTCGAACTCACCCAAATTGCTTAGCTTACCTCAGTTCCATTGATCCATAGTAAGGTTGAACGATTTCATAATCGGTTGAGGTTCCACCTGAAACTTGGAATCTACCTATCGAAATCGgtctctaatttttggaatctgaaacctaccGTATCGCACGTTCCAATGCGATTCCAATGTCTATCTAGATACTatatgtattcttaattaaatgaTCGCAGTGAATCATCATCTCTAATTACCATTATTTACTATTACAATCGACTTATCACCACTTACATTTTGACATACGAAGAATATAAAagattaacaaagtaaaagtcttgGTCATGGATATTATCGGAAATAGATGATTCCATTTTACACACTCTTTATCGAACGTCGCGAAATATTGTAGGATCGTAtgaagacataaaaaaaaaacacacacacacacacacacacaaagacTTGTTTGACCTGAAACCGGTTCCCCAATTTTTCAAACCTGAAGCCTATCATGTATATCCTAAAACCTAAAATCGGATAGGTTCCAACCGGTCCCGTTCTCCGATTCTCAATTCTATATTGGAACTATGCTCACCCATAAGTTGTATAGACAGAGTCGGACTTACAAAcgtagaaaataaatttaatccGGTCCACCTAACCCGCATCCACAAAGATCGATGATGCAAATACATCTCAACATTCTAATGATTGGAATTGAAAACTGATAACCTAACTGGACACACCCGAAGAGCTAAAGCCTATCACACACCCCAAGAAAAACGACAAATCAAAGGCCAATGATAACCGGGTCCAACCTTAAAGATGAAATCTTAAATTAGTCTCATGCATCGAACATAATCCCAAGAAAATTTCCAAGGACCAAAATCCTGTAGAATAGCTACTTCTGATACAATTCCTGGCAGAGTAGGGTTAGGAAATTAGCAATTGCAACATGTTGCAAATGTCTAAtcgaaattttcgaaaataatccCCATGCATTGCACATTTCACGCGTGTAGTTAGCCTGCTCAAATCAAAAGGACACTTGAAGGAGTTAAATTAATCATTTGAATGTCCAATTTCCCAATAAGACAACTTAATCATTGTTTTAGCCAATGAAGACACGTCTTTAATTAATCATGGAGCAGAAGAAGATCCTGTTAGATTTGGACTTATCAATAACTATTCTAATCTAATCACGTGCATAGTTCACGCTCTTGATAAAATATTCTCTTCACAAACAGGAATCAGATTACTCTATTCAAATTATGTATTGTTAGTATGATGAAAATCCCAATAGACACGATTAATTATATATGATTAACAATTAAGTGCCTGCAGATCTTGTAATAATCCGATAGGATTTGCTcttttgtatcgcttacaaattTTTTATAAGGTTTTATCGCTCGGAGATGAGTGAactagatctctctctctctctctctctctctctctctctcattttcgcTAATGAAGATATTAATTGGCTATTGTGATCTAATTAATTCCGTTTTCAAACGCCAAATCCAATCAATGACAAGGGAATTAGGTAGATAATCAATGACAATGACAAAGAATGTCATGATTCACATTGGATTTGTACCTTACCGAGTCACATGCGCAATATTAGGCCCACTTAGGTATCTGGACCAAACCCGATTGCAAGTTGGGTTCACTGACCCGGATCCAGTTCCAAATTACAACCTTGCTAGTTCCAACAATAGACTTCGCAACTTCAAAAAAAgaatcgacccaaaaaaaaaaaaaaaaattcaaaaaaagacaagaataaaaagaagaaaagcgcAAATGGCGGTGACGTGGCGGAGTATACGAAGACTAGCTTACGATATCCGTTTgctaaatgacatggcaaaccGCAAGTTGTTAACTCGTTAGCAATCGGGTGGACCATAGGACTTCG
Protein-coding sequences here:
- the LOC115749753 gene encoding transcription factor MYB4-like, producing MGRAPCCEKMGLKKGPWNPDEDRVLIDYIQRHGHGNWRKLPKLSGLLRCGKSCRLRWTNYLRPDIKRGNFSREEEDTIIHLHEMLGNRWSAIAARLPGRTDNEIKNVWHTHLKKRLRKEHEAASLGDVASKRRVTTLQADNEACAKRESPGGPIPLPQTQQSSSSTSLSSTNVEDNNADDNNRKGGDDRIKEEVGNAISGLMDERFWTELVSSDDNNSAMSDDILAVISEFQSSPSSNVVPWDMNDGGTVDCFWFDLFIGAELGDV